The Terriglobales bacterium genome contains the following window.
GCTTTACGGCCTGCAGATCGCTTCAACCGCGCTGCGGCGAAGTCGCTCTGCAGAGGCAAACAGAAGTGGGAATCGCAATATGTATTGATCGCAGAGAAGCGATCACAAGATATTGTCGCTCAAAATGGCAATGATCCCCGGCGCTTGAAGGCTAAGTGCATTAGATGGAACGCGTTTGTTCAACGAACGGCAGGGAGGGGAGGGGGGAGGGGAGGTGGATTGGGTGATGCGGACATTAACTGACTGGGCCGCTTCTCTCAGTTGCTGAACCAATGATCTGCCCGCTCCTGGTGCGCCAACGTGGGCCAGAGGCACCGGCATCTTACTAGTTTGCATTGCTCGATCCCGGCAAGAGACCTCCACAACTCTCGCGTTTACCAACACTTAAAGGAGAAGAATGAGAATTGCCCTGATCGCCCCGCCTTTCATTCCGGTTCCCCCTCGTCGATACGGCGGAACAGAGCTGTTCATCGGACATTTGGCCGAGGGCCTGAAGCAGAATGGAATTGATGTAGTCGTGTACGCCAATGGAGACTCCACTGTCGATGTGGAAGTGAGATCGCTGTATCCCGAATCAGAGTGGCCGCTCAAAGGCGAAATTTTCGGGAGCTTGAAAGACGTAAATCACACAACCTGGGCAATGGCAGACGCAGCTCGCGATTGCGACATCATTCATCTGAACAACGCTCCTGGACTCGCGAGCACGCGGTTCGTCGATCAGCCGGTCGTCTACACAGTGCATCATCCGCACGAGCAGGCGTTGAGCGACTTCTACTCCTATTTCCCTCAAGTGCACTACGTGGCAATCAGCGAGTTTCAGTGCTCGCTTGAGGCCATGCCGCACTGCAGATCAATTCACCACGGGATCCATCTCTCCGACTACCGGCTGCAGCCCAAAAAGCAGCCATATTTGAGCTTCATCGGAAGGCTCGCGCCGGTTAAGGGTCCGCATCTCGCGATTGAGGTAGCAAAGAAGACTGGCATTCCGCTGAAGCTTGCGGGGGAGATTCAGCCCATGTACGAGAGCTACTTCGAGTCGGAGATTAAGCCGCAGATCGACGGCCGCTTCATCGAATACATCGGCGAGGCCGATCTCGCGGCGAAGAATGAGCTGCTGGGAAACTCTCTGGCAATGCTCTTCCCCATTCAGTGGAACGAGCCCTTCGGCCTGGTGATGATCGAGGCCATGGCTTGCGGGACGCCGGTCATCGCTCTAAAACGTGGATCCGTTCCCGAAGTGGTACGTGACGGAGTATCAGGTTTTGTGTGCGAATCTGTTGAGCAGATGGTGGACTGCGTTCGCGATTTATCGATTCCACCGCTCCTCATTCACGAATATGCGCGCGATAATTTCTCTGTTGAGGTGATGACGAGAAAGTACCTGGAACTTTACGAATCGATCTGTACGGTAGAAGCGCCCATTGAGCTTACTTCCGCGGACGCTCTCTCGATCCTCACTGAACCGGGAGCCGCCGCCGCATGAGCACGCTAGTGCAGATACCTCCTGATGAACTCCAGGAGGTCGGATGTCCGTATCCCGAGCCACAGCTCGGGTTTCTTGTTCACGAACCGAGAAAGGTCAACAACCTTACTCTCATCGATGGCAAGACTTTTCTCTCAACCACGGTTTCGGGAGACATCACTCCGCCGGGCGCACCCGATGTTGGCTTCTTTCACGATGACACACGTTTTTTGAGCAAGATGGAGTTGAAGGTCGGCGGGAATCGCACGGTGGTGCTGTCCTCCAGTGAGGAGAAGACCTTCGCGTCGAAGATCGAGCTGACAACTGGATCGCTTTCGCAGATCAACTCATTCGATCTGCCCGAGAACACGATCCACATTCGCCGGCAGCAACTGCTGGCGTCGCAGTTGCTGTATGACTCGATCACGTTCTCAAACTTCAACCAATCGGATGCCGAGCTTCTGGTCGAGATCGCCTTCGAGTCTGATTTTGTCGATGTGTTCCAAGTGCGCGGATGCGCTCGCCACAAATGCGGACAGTACTATAAGCCGATCATTCGCGATAACAGTTTGGTCTTTTTCTATCGTGGGCTCGATGAGGTGGCTCGCGAGACCGTGGTTCGCTTCCAAACGCCTCCCGATGAAATCGAGAAGAACATCGCGCGCTGGAAACTCAAAGTTCCGGCCTCACAATTTCGCGAACTCCTGAACACCGTGAGCTGTCGCGTTGGAGACGAGAGCGCACGTCCGACCGGCAAAACCGTAGTCCAGGGATTTCGCGACCGCCGCGAGGCGTTTCACCGTTGGGAGCAGGAGTCGACCAGCTTCGAAAGCAGCAATGACATCTTCGATCAGGCGCTGCGTACTTGCATCGCCGATTTTCACGCGCTGCAAATCCCAAATGGGGACCAGCACATCGTTGCTGCCGGAATTCCCTGGTTCGCGACCATGTTCGGCCGCGATTCTCTGATTGCAGCATATCAAGCTCTGCTGCTCAATCCTCGTTTGGCTGCTGAGACTTTACGAGTACTGGCCCGCTATCAAGGCAAACAGTTCAACGACTGGCTTGACGAAGAGCCGGGGAAGATGCCCCACGAGTACCGCACCGGTGAGATGACGCGTGCCGGCGAAATGCCTTTTGGACCGTATTACGGCTCCGTCGATGCCACGCCTCTATTTCTCATCCTGCTAAGCGAGACTTTCAACTGGACTGGCGACGAGAAGCTCGTGATGGATCTGCTCCCGGCTGCCCGCGCCGCGCTGGATTGGATCGAGAACTACGGCGATCTCGATGGCGATGGTTTTGTCGAATACAAGCGGCGATCGCCGAAAGGTCTGACCAATCAAGGTTGGAAGGATTCCTGGGATGCCAACATGCATCGCGACGGCAGTGTCGCGGCTCCTCCGATTGCGCTCGTCGAGGTGCAAGGCTATTGCTATGAAGCGCAGTATCGGATGTCGCAACTGCTGCGCGTCTTTGGCGACACGGAACGCGCCGACCGCCTGCGAAAATCTTCGGCAGAGCTTGCAAAAAAAATCGAGAAAAGTTTCTGGGTGAGTAGCGAGAACTTCTACGCCATGGGGCTCGACGCGCACAAGCGTCCTCTGGAAGTGATTTCGTCGAATGCCGGACACCTGCTGTTCACGCGTGCAATCTCGCGGGATCGCGCACGCCTCGTCGTCCAGCGATTTATGCGTGACGATATGGAATCTGGCTGGGGATGGCGAACACTGGCTGCTTCGGAGCGAGTGTTCAACCCGCTAAGCTATCATCGTGGTTCCGTATGGCCGCACGACAACTCACTCGTTGCGCACGGAATGGCGCTGTATGGATTTCGCGCCGAAGTGAAGAAAATTTTTACCTCGCTCTATCAGGCTGCTCTTAACTTCCGCGACTATCGTTTGCCCGAACTCTTTTGTGGTGTTCAGCGCAACGAGTACGACGAACCCGTACATTATCCGGTTTCCTGTTCGCCGCAAGCGTGGGCTTCGGGCGCGTTTTTCC
Protein-coding sequences here:
- a CDS encoding glycosyltransferase family 4 protein, whose translation is MRIALIAPPFIPVPPRRYGGTELFIGHLAEGLKQNGIDVVVYANGDSTVDVEVRSLYPESEWPLKGEIFGSLKDVNHTTWAMADAARDCDIIHLNNAPGLASTRFVDQPVVYTVHHPHEQALSDFYSYFPQVHYVAISEFQCSLEAMPHCRSIHHGIHLSDYRLQPKKQPYLSFIGRLAPVKGPHLAIEVAKKTGIPLKLAGEIQPMYESYFESEIKPQIDGRFIEYIGEADLAAKNELLGNSLAMLFPIQWNEPFGLVMIEAMACGTPVIALKRGSVPEVVRDGVSGFVCESVEQMVDCVRDLSIPPLLIHEYARDNFSVEVMTRKYLELYESICTVEAPIELTSADALSILTEPGAAAA
- a CDS encoding glycogen debranching N-terminal domain-containing protein → MSTLVQIPPDELQEVGCPYPEPQLGFLVHEPRKVNNLTLIDGKTFLSTTVSGDITPPGAPDVGFFHDDTRFLSKMELKVGGNRTVVLSSSEEKTFASKIELTTGSLSQINSFDLPENTIHIRRQQLLASQLLYDSITFSNFNQSDAELLVEIAFESDFVDVFQVRGCARHKCGQYYKPIIRDNSLVFFYRGLDEVARETVVRFQTPPDEIEKNIARWKLKVPASQFRELLNTVSCRVGDESARPTGKTVVQGFRDRREAFHRWEQESTSFESSNDIFDQALRTCIADFHALQIPNGDQHIVAAGIPWFATMFGRDSLIAAYQALLLNPRLAAETLRVLARYQGKQFNDWLDEEPGKMPHEYRTGEMTRAGEMPFGPYYGSVDATPLFLILLSETFNWTGDEKLVMDLLPAARAALDWIENYGDLDGDGFVEYKRRSPKGLTNQGWKDSWDANMHRDGSVAAPPIALVEVQGYCYEAQYRMSQLLRVFGDTERADRLRKSSAELAKKIEKSFWVSSENFYAMGLDAHKRPLEVISSNAGHLLFTRAISRDRARLVVQRFMRDDMESGWGWRTLAASERVFNPLSYHRGSVWPHDNSLVAHGMALYGFRAEVKKIFTSLYQAALNFRDYRLPELFCGVQRNEYDEPVHYPVSCSPQAWASGAFFLLLTSLLGIRPSAARKELNIVNPTLPDWLEFLHLRNLRIGNSRVSLDFTRQGERSFCNVVDVSGEKLLINVAFRK